In Acidimicrobiales bacterium, a genomic segment contains:
- a CDS encoding helix-turn-helix domain-containing protein, which translates to MPLSVSETARHLGVSRRQVQRLAAAGTLRAARGFGGALAVDADSVQSAALGRPGRGRPWSAPMAWAALWQLSGLDPPWLTVAPRRRLGRLLASVDADRLVVATRNRATVERFAAGPRVSDALRRLVPAGYVSPGRLAELTAAYPISRDPAGDVVLHVADFAPVDVDGRRSMPEAVVAVDLAASGDPAGLVRLDDLLHGDHGDTDRTWMTAGDVAQAVAEELQRDDDDFAFRMLARGVADFRALRRPADVARFLAEPSTTGGPRWDALLAAAVRRECRLRSIPAPAWTDVPPLRPWWFPLLPSPRLAARTMQRTPVDFSDRGIWLDANALETA; encoded by the coding sequence ATGCCGTTGTCGGTCAGCGAGACCGCCCGTCACCTCGGGGTGAGCCGCCGCCAGGTGCAACGCCTCGCCGCAGCTGGGACGCTCCGGGCCGCCCGAGGGTTCGGTGGAGCCTTGGCGGTCGACGCCGACTCGGTGCAGTCGGCCGCACTGGGTCGACCCGGGCGGGGTCGTCCCTGGTCGGCGCCCATGGCGTGGGCCGCGTTGTGGCAGCTGTCGGGCCTCGATCCGCCGTGGCTCACGGTCGCGCCGCGGCGCCGCCTGGGCCGGCTGCTGGCGTCGGTCGACGCCGACCGGCTCGTGGTCGCCACCCGCAACCGGGCCACCGTCGAGCGCTTCGCCGCCGGCCCGCGGGTGAGCGACGCGCTGCGCCGTCTGGTCCCCGCCGGCTACGTCTCCCCCGGGCGCCTGGCCGAGCTGACCGCCGCCTACCCGATCTCGCGCGACCCCGCTGGCGACGTGGTGCTCCACGTCGCCGACTTCGCCCCGGTCGATGTCGACGGGCGCCGGTCGATGCCGGAGGCGGTGGTGGCTGTCGACCTCGCGGCGTCCGGCGACCCGGCCGGGCTCGTCCGCCTCGACGACCTGCTCCACGGCGACCACGGGGACACGGATCGCACGTGGATGACCGCCGGCGACGTCGCCCAGGCCGTCGCCGAGGAGCTGCAGCGGGACGACGACGACTTCGCCTTCCGCATGCTGGCCCGCGGCGTCGCCGACTTCCGGGCGCTCCGCCGCCCCGCCGACGTCGCCCGCTTCCTGGCCGAGCCGTCGACCACCGGCGGCCCCCGCTGGGACGCCCTGCTGGCCGCCGCCGTCCGCCGTGAGTGCCGCCTCCGGAGCATCCCGGCACCAGCGTGGACCGACGTGCCGCCGCTGCGCCCCTGGTGGTTCCCGCTGCTGCCGTCGCCCCGGCTGGCGGCCCGCACCATGCAGCGCACCCCCGTCGACTTCTCGGACCGGGGCATCTGGCTCGACGCCAACGCCCTGGAGACGGCGTAG
- a CDS encoding DUF6036 family nucleotidyltransferase, producing MPRVRRRELSAADIGALLDELGGRMHASGVEATVYIVGGAAIALEMDTRRVTTDVDALFHPETTVRRQAEAMAAEHGLPPDWLNTAARAFVPGGDTAAVPYEVPGLVVSLASPEHLLAMKMIAFRPTDVGDLEMLFHELGITTAEEAADLARSVYGDGSPMLPTRAELLLSAEVVIERLTVHP from the coding sequence GTGCCCCGGGTGCGTCGCCGGGAGCTGAGCGCGGCCGACATCGGGGCACTGCTCGACGAGCTGGGCGGACGGATGCACGCCAGCGGCGTCGAGGCCACCGTGTACATCGTGGGCGGCGCCGCCATCGCCCTGGAGATGGACACCCGGCGCGTCACCACCGACGTCGACGCCCTCTTCCACCCCGAGACCACCGTGCGCCGGCAGGCCGAGGCCATGGCCGCCGAGCACGGCCTCCCGCCCGACTGGCTCAACACCGCGGCCCGGGCGTTCGTCCCCGGCGGCGACACGGCGGCCGTGCCCTACGAGGTGCCGGGGCTGGTGGTGAGCCTGGCGTCGCCCGAGCACCTGCTGGCCATGAAGATGATCGCCTTCCGGCCCACCGACGTCGGTGACCTGGAGATGCTGTTCCACGAGCTCGGCATCACCACCGCCGAGGAGGCCGCCGACCTGGCCCGGTCGGTCTACGGCGACGGCTCCCCGATGCTCCCCACCCGCGCCGAGCTGTTGCTGTCGGCGGAGGTGGTGATCGAACGCCTCACCGTCCATCCGTGA